The genomic stretch CTCGAATTCCATCTGGATTCACAAGATGTCACGTCCCGTTTTGTATTCCCGGAGTCTCCCTCAGCAGTACCCTCTGCCTCAGCAGTACCCTCTGCTTTCTGACTCCTAAACCCATACCTAGACCTGGCAGCATGGTTATAAAGGGTGCTTGACTCTTCACTTAGATTCTGTTTTACCGGCCGCGTCGAATTTGGTTTCAAATGCCCAACCGTTGCCCTATTTGAAACTTCCTTCTTTTTCACTTGGTCAATGGCCACTTTCGTTGATAGTGATAGACCTCCTGACAATGGTCTTTTGTCAGTATGATGTATACCATCCTTTTCGTATCTATCCGTATTCTCGTGTGAGGGCCATTGATCTTGGTTCTTTCGTATGCTTATCTCTCCGGTCGGCGTCAGATCATGGAATGTTTTCTCAGGACCGAGATCGGGGGAGCACTTAGAAGTCAACCTAGGTGTTTAAGATTTATTTTCCGCGCTTTCCAtttcacttatatatatatatttatgcctTATCTTGAAAATAGTTACACTTATTGCAAGAAGACAAAAATGTAGGTACGTGCCTCCATTGCCACCACTGTAACGAAAACCGAGCGGACGGGCCTAACTGTTTTAAACTATAAATGTGTAACCCTTAATGCGTTGCTATACGATTGTGTTTTGAAATaatgtataagtatatatatgaaataaatatggTGACTCGACCCTTCTGTGGTAGTGTGGTACTCTGGTAGTGTAGTACTCTGGTATCGTGGTACTATGTGGTATTCTGGTGAAATCATGAAAAAATTTAGCTCTGAGAATCGGTCTAGTACAATTCAGGCAGACCGCCACTGTTTACTTTATAATACGGGTATGCAACGAAATGTAGTATTTGGCCAATTAATACAGAACATCAGGTcgaaagtatatgaaccctgaccgacagccagacatagatATCTTACTTTCATTCAATATAGCGAATACAATTGACGTcatacatatttctttttttaaccaagtttcagattatgtttatacaaaataactatgagaaccatttgattcattcaaatagaatgccCTAAATGAGATaaatgtagtttatttttttagaatttgtgaaaatatcatgtttgtttacatttttatgccattgaaatgtcgagaagcaatctgccttttgttgttttgtaaaaactgtgtacttttaaaactggatttCCTCaaatactgatcataatgttgaaccattttgacagacagttttattatgttgtaaatttgtctgtgtaatgaattaaataagattatttactgacctttcatatgtcttctcgattaaatgtctttcacgatccgttataccatagctttcacgatcgtctctcaatacttgaccaccgttagATTTTCTTTCACTATCATTTTTCTCGTTAAAGCGAATGACTACCGTGTCACTAACCttaaaatgtgtgtttttttctaataatttatatgaaataaaagcaAATAACATAACATTTTCATCCAGAGGCGCTTGCAAAATTTGATTGTCATTTATGTTCATTTcgtaatttttttctaaaatcaacTTTCAATTCTGTTATACAGAGAtaattattatgccccatttatttgCATTCTGTTGTCTGGTCTATGCGTCGGTTCGTCCGTCCttctgttccgcttcaggttaaagtgtttgatCAAGGTAGtctttggtgaagttgaagtcgcATCAACTCGAAACTCAGCacaaatgttccttatgaaataatatttctaaaattaatgccaaataagagttttgccttcaattttacggtccactgaacatatacaTAATAACTGATAATGCGATTGAGGCATCCGTGTACGATggacaaattcttgtttttttctatttgatttcattctattttgtttgatttgtacGCGACTGGTTTGGTGTTTTGTGGGAAATATATCTGCATATGTTTAtttcttgaatataaaaaaaacaaacatttgccTTCATTTGAATAATTGCATAATAATATAAACCGTACAATGGTTTAGTTTTAGAAATCCAAAATTTGGGAGAGGAATACAAGGTAGAAGAAGGTCATCATCGTTGTCAAAGTGTTCGATTTTAGATGAAAACGAGAGTGAAAAAGGTAAAGAAAACATATTGGAATAGGTACCTAGTCCGAGTCTTTCTTTCACAGcaaaaatgaataaacaaaagACTTAAATTTGCCATGCatattcaaatgaaatatacTTGTTCCGTCTTATccaaatattttgtaaatgtccTGAATATGTGTCTCAACTGGTAGTCAATGCCTTTTCCTTTTAGCAAATTTCGCTATATATGGATATATGTATTTGAAcggaaaatgtcaaacattttTATAATCAACATTAAAGGTCTAAATCAAAGAACCCATTAAATGTATCATGACATCATGCTCAAATCGAGTGCCAGGTCAAACGAAAGACTTTTAACAAATAAAAGCTCCACAACACTTAAGAAAAAGACAAATGACCTAACGTTTCGGTGTCCAAGTAATATGTCAAGATCGGGTGCAGTGTCTTCCTATAGACTGTTACCTTTTGTGTTTGGATAGTTCTATTGATCTTCGTTAATCAAGGCCAGCCACGGATTAAAATACTCTGTTTCAACTATTGATGTTTTACAAAGCCttactttgaaaaaaatgttttgataaactaTCGAAATCATATTTTAGTGTAAACATATTGCCTTACAACAGAcgtttgttttttgtatatttcatAGACTGGTTTTATAAGTTGGAGGTTACTTGTGACAACTACAGCTTGCATCTCATAAACGATTTCAATGTTCTTAGGAAGTTCGCAGCATTGTCAGAAGCTGTGAAGTCAACAGGTATAACTTCCTTTCTTAGCAGCATAGTGTTTTATGTATTCCTCACGTACACATGTACTtaatttaatatttgatataaaatcatAAATAGAACCGCACAACGAAGGAATCTGAATATATGTTAACGTTTCGTAAGATGGTGTGTTCATCATTACAGATTTAACATAAACAATATTGTACAGTAACAAATTGTTAATCTAGTTAGGAAcgcccttatatatatatataagtctgaacaTTACACCAAACAATGTTAGAGTTAGAGTTTTTGCTAACATATATAAAAGCAATGACCTAGAAATATTATCATGAAAGCaatcaatttcattatatatttacaaatatccgGCTGATATGACTTAACTGGTCTTGTGCATTGTTTGCTGTGTACAACACATTGTTTGGAtctaattaaagaaaataaacatcCAGTAGATATTGAATTGTAGGGCATACAGAGTTAAAAACTGACCTTAGAATGAATGAGAAAGTTCCCACTGCATTTGAAAGGATTTATAAGCATATGATATGTACTGAACTTTTACTGATGGCAGATTGCATCAAACAGAATTTTGATTTGGCAGTGCGATTTTTGCTGGCAAGACATATTCGATCTACTGAGCTGGGTGAATAtctcaatcaatcaatgaaagaAAACAGAAAAGATATTTCAAAGGCAATAGGCTGGAGTATCACCAAACAGTTTTGCAAAGTTATAcaaacaccaaatataattgacgtATGGCCAGGTTTTCATTGTCGATGTGATCAATCTCAAAGGAAAGATGATTCTATAATTTGCTCCACAGAACCAGTCATTGTTGTAGAAGTCGACAAGTTTTCAAACGTAATACAGAGATACTTTTATGGAATACCAATAGAACAAAGTTTTCCAATACTGGGCGATAAGCAAACGATAAAACAATACACcgagaaaaaaacaaaagtatcGTCACCTAGTGGTAACGTTTTGCATACGTCTGTATCGATATCAAGCGAGATAGcggaaatgttttttaaaaagcataGCAAGTTGACAATGATATACACCCATCCATTAGGAAGAACGATTATACAATTATGTTGTCAGATTAAAGGAGTGATTCCAATGGGTGAACAGCATTTTCCTAAAACCATCAACGGAATAGATACTAACATAGCTGAAGGACATGCTAGATTCGTGACAAAGATACAAATAGGTGACAGTATATGTCGATTAGGTAGCTTTACAGCTGGAACTTTGGGAGGTTTTGTTCAATGGAATGGATGCGATGCCTTTTTAACATGCGCCCATGTTGTGTATGACATGAAAACTCTTATTGCTGGAAACAAAAGGGAACGTCATAGATCTAAGACGAATATAGAATTTGCTAAACTTCCTACAAAAGATCCTAAATATCCTTCTCCAAAAACATATGCAGGATTTGTTGTAGATTCTGATTTCCCTGGTGAAGATAGAGGGAGAACATGTGGAACAAGTGTAGACGCAGCCTTAGTGGTTCTACAAGGCGATACATGTATTGATAACAACGATTTATTAAACGACAGAACTTCTGTTGTGAAATCAATGAATTTTCTAGGTAAATATTACAATTTTGACCACATTAACTGTTGTACTTACCCGACGAAAATCCTAAATAATAGGTCTAtagtatacaaaaaaacaaaattgagggGGGAGGGGATTTGAGCTTAGATGAAACTTATATTTTTTAAGACGGTATTTCATACCTAAATTACATAAGTGTCATAATGAACAACGTTATATTCCTAGGTCTACCACATGCTTTAAGAAACCTCTTcctaaattattaacatatattttatcagcCATCACAGTCGGGCTTCACATTGGGTCAATGTGAATCAGATGTGTATACTATCAAAAGATTCGAAAGATCTGTAATCTTAGTCTGTGTgctcttgcaatagtattaactCTTTTGACGTTTCTACACTTTATAATAGTATTCTCCAGTTCAAACTatacataaaataaaagattGTTCCTTTCCTTCAAAAAAGATAATggcaaataaagtcaacagtagtataccgctgttcaaaagtcataaatcgattgagagaaaacaaatccaggttacaaacgttgatacaagtatcttgttttaGGAAAGGAAgattttactttgaaaaaaatcatttcaattcAAACAAATGTTAAACTAACAAATCAAGGTGATTTATTTCTTTGATTGACTTCAAATTTGTTACGATTTCAGGACGCGTTTATAAGTTAACAATGAAAACGTTAAATTATTTAGAGAGAGGACAAAATTTATAGCGGAATGTGATATCAAATGATACTAGCGTATTTTCATACTTCTTAAGATACTCCTGTATGAAGTCATATGGGCCTCAGTAGCAAAATAGTCTAAATAGTAGAACAACTGTATCAGTAGGTTGTGAAAACTGAGATATTGAGTTTGAATCAAGAACGTATCAGTCTGGCTCACcatcaatcttaattgactaggagtGTCAGTTTACCTACCGATGGTCGTTAATTTTCATAGTGCGGTTTGGCTACCTCctccaataaaaactgaccgccacgaaatagtaCAACAGAAAGGAAAAAGGAAAGTCAGTCTCGTATGAATAAAGGAAAGTCAGTAAGAATAGTAACACAGTTTGTTAACATGACAATGCCGATTGTTTGCTTCAAACCGCATCCTAAAAACACATAAGTTGTCTTGAATACCATAGATAAAGAGTTCATCACAGTATTAGAGTCATGTGTTGCTCTTCACGAGGAAGCTATTCAACttaattgtgaagttgaaatcatcccttggtAAATTTTACGAAAGcaatcatgagttggttgaccgttatgcaataaccgttttacagatgatatcggatatgttccttatgtcgtaacaacACTACCCTTCCCTTGTTACGAATGTGCAATACCGAATAAGACTGTTTACCGGTTGTATAatagcatgagcaacacgattGGTGACATTTTATAAGAGATTGTTTTGTCGATTTGATAAGGCGAAGTGCTCACCAATAAGGACCTTTTATCTCAGAATTGTTAGGTATAATGTGTCTTAGTTGCCATGAATTGCAATTTCAGGGTTTCTAATATATTTGTACACTTGAgattatttttttgcaataacattttgttgagatCGTTTGAACAGTCTTTATTTAGTcattatgattttttatattatatattttaaaggtaTGAAGGGTTTATATCTGAACGACAACTACATCACACCGAAAGCATTGGTTGGTGCAGTGGAAGCAAAATACGTTGGCATGATCTCTGGATATGTGGAATCTAACGTAACTTTTGAAGATTATGATAAGAATGATGACAAGTTCAAGAATAAGTCGCATGGTCTAAGTTTATATTTCAAAGATGTAAAGTCTCATTTACAGGATATAGAAGATGAATGTCCAAGACCTCAGGAAATtccttttgaagttcattttcaaCATTGGGTTGTTCCAAAATTGGACGAAAAACTAAGAAGTGGCCGACACTACTTTCGATTTTATAATCAATTGCTGTTAGAACAATTTTCGTTCGAACCAGGTGACTcaggtacatgtatttatgttgtTGAAGATAAAACAATTGTCAGACCTGACAATCAGCCAAATCCAACAGGATGTCTTGCTATGGCAATAGCGAGTTTCTACGACAGCAAAGAACAAAAGAACAAATGTATTGCAACACCAATGCAAGCAATTTTGAAAACTCTTAACCTCATCTAGCTTGATAATCTTGTTATATTCCAATGTTTCAAAAGTAGCTCACACCCAAACTTGTAAATAATATGTCCATAGTTCTACGTATTGCGTCTATTCATAATCTCCAAGCATTTGATATATATTCACTATTTATATATATGGGCTAATTTGTTGTAAAATAGAATTTACTATATTATGTTCCCCTTCACTGTCTTCATCCGTAAATGTCAACGGACGACAACCAtgcatagaacatgtagaagatGGTAAATTGTTTTTAGAATTGATAGCTTGGGCACCTTAAATCCATCCTTGCTTTAGTTTTTACTCcgtctttattttttgtaaaactattgtttgtctttcatccatgtttcttttttttacaacGGCGGCGTTAGTTTTTCCTTGACTCGTTTGCATGCCACTTTAGTATAGTCCGCGTCTTTTACtcatatgtattttaaatttgtgattttgtagtttttatgTAATGCTGTTTGCTTTTCGGTCAATGTCAAATAGCATTCACAAAGAAAAAATCTTTGCATTGCAACAAACCACTTAGGGTGTTTCACACGTACTTTCATAAGAAAGACCGGGGCACCATGCCCGTACCAGACATCTGGTTCAACGTTCTCATATAAATCGGACGTTACATACAGTGTTCATATCTTACACATCCAAACGGATGCCAATCTACCGTCGGATTAGGGAAGTCAAGGGATGACCATATATCAATACCTTTATAAACtcgttggtctttttttttttgtatgcttGACATTACACAACTCATTTTCTTTTTGATTTGAATATCCTACGGTTATATGTATTAATGATCGTGTGAATTGCCCGttgtaatatagaaataaatgCATCCGTGTTTCATACAGAATGCCTGTCAGAAAACACTTTAACAAAAGAAGCAATgcttattataaatatttttttctgttgaggTTTGTAAATTACAATGATAGAAGCAGGTAGAATGAATAAGATTTATCAAATTGTGTTATAcgttgttattttgaaaaaaatgcactatGTAGGTTGTGATTTTACCATTTGCACAAGGaatgaattttaaatatgttaagCTATTTACTTTTTGGTGACCTGTATTAATTTAATGAAGGCTAACAAATGTTGAATATATAAGACATCTACAAAAACAAGACAAAAACTACATATATAAGTCAACATATCCAGATTGGGACCCCGTCTGTCATGTCTTTGTCCGTAGCAACTATAACGATATAAACCGCACCAAATCTGCTTTTAGTAATAAGCGTCACCTTAATTTGGTGACACAGGAGgccaatttatttaaatgtcaaataGGTATTACACATGTTGAAGAGCTGATAACCCATGAAGGAACAATATATAATCGAAACCCGTTCAAATTGTTAGTTTGACAGAAATGTAACTGATGTCTAAGATAATTTGTATTGTACTAGAAATAAATCATTATTCTAAAATTTTACATATTGTGTTTATGCCAATTTCGTTATGAATAATTCGTGGTTTCTTGGTTCAATTCTATCAACTTGACCACATATCGATACACAGGTCTTATGTTAATAATCTTgggttttttgttttatgttctgtTCTAAATGTTATTTAATGCAATAAAGAATGAAACTTCTGATTTATGattataatcaaaataaaagGCTTTTGAATCTTAAATGCTTCAAATGCAAATCGCCTGTAACAAACATTCTTATATAAACATTCTGATAATGTTGTTCTTCGGTCATTTTGAAATTAGCAATTGTTGAAGTGTTTTTGTTAACTTGCATAATTTGATATAGCAATTTCAGTTCCCTCTTGTTTGAATTACATACCATTGATTGATGACTTGAGGGATATTGTTAACCAACATAAGGGTATTCGTGGTATTACAACATATTTAGATCCTGCcattaaacattttgaatatgGATCGGACATGATTTATAAAGGGTATTCGTCAATGGGAAACAACCTGAAACTAATTAAGACATATAGAGATTAACATCAATGTTTCCTTATTATCCATAATGGCAAATTTCCTAGTTGTTTTAATAAATTCATAGTCGTTACATGATTTTCAAAGCCGAAGATATTTAAATGAGGATTGAAATTGCTTTAAAAACGGAGGACAAATATGTTTATTACGACATATAAGAGATAAATAATAAACTTTCTGTTTTGACTGAATTATAGTTAATGTTCGCAGTCTGAGATAAATGGATTGATTGTCCATAATAAGCACAAAGCATAGCAATGTAAATT from Mytilus edulis chromosome 7, xbMytEdul2.2, whole genome shotgun sequence encodes the following:
- the LOC139482026 gene encoding uncharacterized protein, with translation MNEKVPTAFERIYKHMICTELLLMADCIKQNFDLAVRFLLARHIRSTELGEYLNQSMKENRKDISKAIGWSITKQFCKVIQTPNIIDVWPGFHCRCDQSQRKDDSIICSTEPVIVVEVDKFSNVIQRYFYGIPIEQSFPILGDKQTIKQYTEKKTKVSSPSGNVLHTSVSISSEIAEMFFKKHSKLTMIYTHPLGRTIIQLCCQIKGVIPMGEQHFPKTINGIDTNIAEGHARFVTKIQIGDSICRLGSFTAGTLGGFVQWNGCDAFLTCAHVVYDMKTLIAGNKRERHRSKTNIEFAKLPTKDPKYPSPKTYAGFVVDSDFPGEDRGRTCGTSVDAALVVLQGDTCIDNNDLLNDRTSVVKSMNFLGMKGLYLNDNYITPKALVGAVEAKYVGMISGYVESNVTFEDYDKNDDKFKNKSHGLSLYFKDVKSHLQDIEDECPRPQEIPFEVHFQHWVVPKLDEKLRSGRHYFRFYNQLLLEQFSFEPGDSGTCIYVVEDKTIVRPDNQPNPTGCLAMAIASFYDSKEQKNKCIATPMQAILKTLNLI